The DNA window GCGACCCGCTGGTACTCGGAGTTGCTGGGGACCGAGCCCTACTTCCGCAGTGAAAACGCGGGCCGGGGGCCGGGCTACGTCGAGTACCGCATCGGCGACTCCCTGCATGAGCTGGGCATCATCGACAGGCGGTTCGCTCCGAAGGGGCTCGTCATGGGGCAGGGCGGCGCGGTGGTGTACTGGCACGTGGACGATGTCCCCGCGGCGCTCGCGCGGCTGCTGGAGCGGGGCGCGCAGCTGCTCGATGGCATCCGGGAGCGGGGCCCCGGCTTCGTCACGGCCTCGGTCATCGACCCCTTCGGCAACGTGCTGGGCATCATGTTCAACCGGCACTACCTGGAGATGCTCGGAGCCCGCGATGGCGCGCGCTGAGCGGCGGTCGGTGGAAGCGGCTCCGACGCGGACGTTCCGCGGCGCGGCGGAGTTCGAGGCGTGGCTCGACGCGCACGGCGGAGCCCCCGCCGGGGTCTGGTTGAAGCTCGCGAAGAAGGGGACGGGGATTGCCTCGCTGACGGATGACGAGGCGGTGGATGTGGGGCTGTGCTTCGGCTGGATTTCCGGCCAGCGGAAGTCGCTCGACGAGCGCTTCTATCTCCAGAAGTACGTGCCCCGCCGCCCGCGCAGCCGGTGGTCTTGCGTGAACGTGCGCAAGGTGGAGGTGCTGCTCGCCCAGGGACGAATGCGGCCCTCGGGGTTGGCCGAAGTCGAGGCCGCCCAGGCGGATGGTCGCTGGGCCGCCGCCTACGAGTCCCAGCGGAACGCCACCGTCCCCGACGACCTGTCCGCCGTGCTGGCCGCGAACCCCGGGGCCGCGCGGGCCTTCGAGGCCCTGGGCAGGACGCGGCGCTATGCGCTCATCCTGGACGTCGTGACGGCGCGCACGGAGGCGGGGCGCGCCAACCACCTGCGCCGCGTCGTCGAATCGCTCGAGTCCGCTACCGCTTCCGAGGGGCGGCGTCCGAAGCGGGCAGCACGTGCAGGGTGAAGGACAACTCCGGACCGAACGCGGTGCCATCGCGTTGCATCCGCCATCGGTAGGTGGCGAGGCCGGGGACGGCGGGCGCGGTGTGCGTGAAGGAGAATGTCTTCGACTGTCCGAGGACGATGGCGTCACCGGCGTCCAGGCTCAGGTCCGCCGTGCCATCGAGGGAGATGCCCTGCGTTCCATTGGCGGCGCTCCACAGCGTGGTGCCGGCGTTGGTCACCGTCACCGTGCCGCTGAAGACCTGGCCTGCCTGGACAGAGGCCACATCCGGGGTGGAGGGCACGAAGCTCGCGTCCAGGGATGGGGTGTCCAGGAAGGCGCCGAGAATCTGCTGCCGGAATGGGAGGAGCGTGGAGGTGTGGGTGGAGGAGGCGCCGTAGAGCCTGGGGTCCCCGGGTTGTGGCTGGGGGAAGAGCAAGTCGTTGCTCTGCACGAAGCGAGGGAAGCCGCTGGGGAAGGTGCCCACGCTGCCTCCCAGGTCACGCCCCTTGCTGTGCTCATGGCAGCCGCCACAAGAGAGCGACTCCGCGCGCGCCACGATGTGGTGGGGTGACAGGGGGCTGCCGATTCGCTGGAGCTCCGCCTGGAGGGCGTCGAAGAACGGGTTGGGGGTGGGCGCCTTGTTGAACTGCTCGATGAAGTTGTCCACGCCGTCGCGCATGAGCTGCGGGCTGCTCTGGGCGGCGTTGTAGAGGTCGGGGACGACGTAGTTGAAGCGATGGAAGTCCTCGACGGCGAGGCTCGCGACCTGGGTGATGAAGTGCTCGCGGAAGCTCACCGCGAGGGGCGTCGTGTTCAGGGGATTGAAGAAGTTCCCCCGGGGCGTGGACTTCGTGGTGACGGGGATGAAGCGCAAGGTGCAGCCGGTGGCATCGCATTGCTGCTTGAGCTTGAACTCGCGAAGCAGCCAGGGCGCGGGTTCGCCGACGCCCATCTGCATGAACTGATTGGTGCGGAGCTGTCCCGCGCCCGAGGCGTTGTCGCCATAGTTGTGGAGATGGATGACGGGGTTCCGGTCCGTGCCCACGCCCTCGAAGAAGAGCGCCTTCACGCGGCGGCCGCGCTCGGTGGGGTCATCGACGGTGGAGAGGTCCGCCCACGCCCACGCGACCGGACGGCACCCCTCCAGCCCGAGCTCGGGTGAGGGGTTGGGGAGGACAGCCTCGAAGATGAAGCGGTTGCGCGAGCGACTCTGGGGGGCCGGGACGAACCGGGCGAAAGACATCCGGTACTCGCCGCAGTTGGCGCCATCCGCGGGGGCCAGGTCGAAGCGGTTGAAGAGGCCCACGAGGACGTAGCTGTCCATGGACGCGGGCGTCCGGGCGGATGCGTCGACTCCCTCGATGGTTCGACAGACGTAGGGCGCGCCGTTGAGGGTGTTGCCGTTGTCGGAGCAGTGCGGACCGCCGGGCAGGTCGGAGGCTCCGGGCGCGGGGTTCTGGGTGTCCCAGAGCTGGCGGAAGAGCTGCTCCGCCGTGAAGCCCGAAGGCCCTGCCTGGCCGACGAGCTGCTCGAACACGCTCCGCGCGGTGATGGTGGAGACGATGGCGTAGTCGGTGATGGCGAGCGAGCGCAGCGGATCCATCATCGCCGCGGTGGGGGAAGGGCGCTGCGCCAGGGGCGTGGCCTGGAGGCCACCCCGCTCGGAGTGAAGGGACTCGGCGGAGGCGGGGCTTCCCGTCAGCAAGAGAAGTCCCGCCAACAACAGGCCTGTCGAGAAAGCGTGTGGAGCTGGCATGGCGTCATCCCTCCCGTTGGGGCTCTGCCCGAGGGGTTGAGAGGGCGCTGCCAGTAAATCAGTGCGCTGGGATGGAGATGGCCGCGGCGTTCCCAGGCGGGCGCGACTGTTCTGTGTCTGTCATTTCCGCCACGCGTCGTACAAACCCTGTTCCCCCGACGGACGCAGGGCCCGCACCGGAAGGGACTGTGATTGAGGCGGGTGGGCCATCTGCGCATAGACGTGCGCGGTGGAGAGGCCGTGGGGTTCGCCGTCTTCGTTGGAGTAGGCGAAGTAGACGGCCTGGATGCCGCACAGGTGCATCGCGGCCAGACACATGGGGC is part of the Myxococcus landrumus genome and encodes:
- a CDS encoding YdeI/OmpD-associated family protein, with protein sequence MARAERRSVEAAPTRTFRGAAEFEAWLDAHGGAPAGVWLKLAKKGTGIASLTDDEAVDVGLCFGWISGQRKSLDERFYLQKYVPRRPRSRWSCVNVRKVEVLLAQGRMRPSGLAEVEAAQADGRWAAAYESQRNATVPDDLSAVLAANPGAARAFEALGRTRRYALILDVVTARTEAGRANHLRRVVESLESATASEGRRPKRAARAG
- a CDS encoding NBR1-Ig-like domain-containing protein, yielding MPAPHAFSTGLLLAGLLLLTGSPASAESLHSERGGLQATPLAQRPSPTAAMMDPLRSLAITDYAIVSTITARSVFEQLVGQAGPSGFTAEQLFRQLWDTQNPAPGASDLPGGPHCSDNGNTLNGAPYVCRTIEGVDASARTPASMDSYVLVGLFNRFDLAPADGANCGEYRMSFARFVPAPQSRSRNRFIFEAVLPNPSPELGLEGCRPVAWAWADLSTVDDPTERGRRVKALFFEGVGTDRNPVIHLHNYGDNASGAGQLRTNQFMQMGVGEPAPWLLREFKLKQQCDATGCTLRFIPVTTKSTPRGNFFNPLNTTPLAVSFREHFITQVASLAVEDFHRFNYVVPDLYNAAQSSPQLMRDGVDNFIEQFNKAPTPNPFFDALQAELQRIGSPLSPHHIVARAESLSCGGCHEHSKGRDLGGSVGTFPSGFPRFVQSNDLLFPQPQPGDPRLYGASSTHTSTLLPFRQQILGAFLDTPSLDASFVPSTPDVASVQAGQVFSGTVTVTNAGTTLWSAANGTQGISLDGTADLSLDAGDAIVLGQSKTFSFTHTAPAVPGLATYRWRMQRDGTAFGPELSFTLHVLPASDAAPRKR
- a CDS encoding VOC family protein is translated as MTFLRGMSTFTLWADDLPAATRWYSELLGTEPYFRSENAGRGPGYVEYRIGDSLHELGIIDRRFAPKGLVMGQGGAVVYWHVDDVPAALARLLERGAQLLDGIRERGPGFVTASVIDPFGNVLGIMFNRHYLEMLGARDGAR